The following proteins are encoded in a genomic region of Oncorhynchus kisutch isolate 150728-3 linkage group LG6, Okis_V2, whole genome shotgun sequence:
- the LOC116374327 gene encoding uncharacterized protein LOC116374327, with protein sequence MIPGSQRESLLNCMVQGPQLLVKLSLFKPGVWSHALGRILSKVQRSGFTVVGLHVLVLDNTTAVSLASAAENQDPSAVEAHVQYLSSGPSLALCLQRENAVKRLLDVLGPEDLPRPALRTNSSGEPVTAQTIYTAASMDRGAIRELFRM encoded by the exons ATGATCCCTG GTTCCCAGCGTGAGTCATTGTTAAACTGCATGGTGCAGG GTCCCCAGCTGCTGGTCAAACTGTCCCTGTTCAAGCCTGGAGTGTGGAGCCATGCTCTGGGGAGAATCCTCAGCAAAGTCCAGCGGAGTGGCTTCACTGTGGTGGGCCTGCATGTGCTGGTTCTGGACAATACCACAGCTGTGTCACTGGCATCTGCTGCAGAGAATCAG GACCCCTCTGCTGTAGAAGCCCATGTCCAGTACTTGAGCTCTGGGCCTTCCCTGGCTTTGTGCCTGCAGAGGGAGAATGCTGTGAAGAGGCTACTGGACGTGCTGGGACCTGAGGACCTGCCCAGGCCCGCGCTCAGGACCAATTCCTCTGGAGAGCCTGTTACAGCTCAGACCATCTACACAGCGGCATCTATG GATCGAGGAGCTATCAGAGAGCTGTTCAGGATGTGA
- the LOC109893390 gene encoding uncharacterized protein LOC109893390 — MGVDKGHSVFQQRVCRFLSQTPLRAITHWLPQLRSLLDQQAYPPTIHIPASCLDRFISVNSDKMAVKRNFGLNPASFTPSGLLTNSAGRVSYRQGDDGADQPVLALAVREPHARTVWPDVTGPSDPLLARKTAPASINALHYSSKNLPFLYFPRLASMDVFLIVSPAVAPCCYSRVLSVCEGRGFSLRGVQRLQLPTKQTQALGLTRQQVSVFCSPPTVTVDEKKVELSSHCLVLLLRRESGLRHCASLPAALVKELETQRLLGCIHIRLSDEGKLDPSSCFHMLPYRESLLHSFGGRMWAVPNPCNVVLSNHRCPSNPELEQVVVLMLAGRDISQGLLHRLWTGDITDTLPHINHSHNTAHVIKYMRQCGCPHCLDSMRAR; from the exons ATGGGTGTGGATAAGGGTCATAGTGTGTTCCAGCAGCGTGTCTGCAGGTTCCTCTCTCAGACCCCCCTCAGAGCCATCACCCATTGGCTGCCGCAGCTCAGGAGCCTATTAGACCAACAGGCCTATCCCCCAACCATCCACATACCTGCCTCCTGCCTGGACAGATTTATCTCTGTCAACTCTGACAAAATG GCTGTGAAGAGGAACTTCGGTCTGAACCCCGCCTCCTTTACTCCTTCTGGCCTTCTGACCAACAGCGCCG GCAGGGTATCCTACAGGCAGGGAGATGATGGGGCCGATCAGCCTGTCCTTGCCCTGGCTGTCCGAGAGCCTCACGCCCGCACCGTGTGGCCGGATGTAACAGGCCCTTCAGACCCCCTGCTGGCTAGGAAGACAGCCCCGGCATCCATCAACGCCCTGCACTACAGCAGCAAGAACTTGCCCTTCCTCTACTTCCCTCGCCTGGCCAGCA TGGACGTGTTCTTGATAGTGTCCCCAGCGGTGGCGCCATGCTGCTACAGCcgggttctgtctgtgtgtgagggcAGAGGGTTCAGTCTGAGGGGGGTCCAGAGGCTGCAGCTCCCCACCAAACAAACCCAGGCACtgggactcaccagacagcag GTGTCAGTGTTCTGCAGTCCGCCCACTGTTACTGTGGATGAGAAGAAGGTTGAACTGTCTTCCCACTGCCTGGTCTTACttctgaggagagagagtggcCTGCGTCACTGTGCCAGCCTGCCTGCAG CCCTTGTGAAAGAGTTGGAGACACAGAGGTTGTTGGGATGTATCCACATCAGACTGTCAGATGAAGGAAAGCTGGACCCGAGCAGCTGCTTTCACATGTTGCCCTACAGAGAGAGCCTGCTCCATAGCTTTG GTGGGCGTATGTGGGCCGTACCCAACCCCTGCAATGTGGTGCTGTCCAATCACAGGTGTCCATCCAACCCAGAGCTGGAGCAGGTGGTGGTGCTTATGCTGGCTGGAAGGGACATCAGTCAGGGCCTGCTACACAGGCTCTGGACAGGGGACATAACAGATACTTTACCCCACATTAACCATTCCCACAACACAGCCCATGTAATTAAATATATGAGACAATGTGGCTGCCCACATTGTCTCGACAGCATGCGCGCGAGGTGA
- the LOC109893392 gene encoding insulin-like growth factor-binding protein complex acid labile subunit isoform X1, whose protein sequence is MSSLTIIIKSTRRNAVMHIIVLLVLWVLGTSLVLPDPDTGGEKPTEEPIPCSKGCTCLHGDYSLELIVYCSARNYTQAPSDVPISTRSLWLDGNLFTTLPATAFKDLSNLDFLNLQSGQLVSLDSQVFRGLKSLAHIHLERNRIRSLPGTIFQNTPNLASLSLHNNQLSRIEEKLFAGLSHMWLLNLGWNLLAVLPEIGFHDLHGLRELVLAGNRLAYLQPQLFQGLTELKELDLTGNYLKVIKANVFMKLPKLQKLYLAQNQIVTVVPRAFVGMKSLSWLDLTKNKLSALHDETFLGLHSLHVLRLSNNSISGLRPRTFRDLQYLEELCLSYNRIQALGDRIFEGLGHLEVLELEHNQVQEARVGTFMGLSHLAVINLSGSCFRSLPDQVFKGLAKLHSLHLDKGCLTRVTTHAFIGLSGLRRLFLQNNNISVVERQSFVELLGLQQLDLRFNKLEVLTSHTFYGLKNLDYLLLSSNLFRQLPSEALMPLKHLSWLDLSANRLEILHNGTMQLLPRLRYLNLKDNALSSIPPDIPDTLHQLWLTGNRWKCDCSVLPLRDYSLRRPQTVPRQVETLAEGEEPHTVVTIYNNITCNSPPGLVGHDLRDISNEHFNNC, encoded by the exons ATGTCATCTCTTACAATAATCATCAAAAGTACCCGGCGGAATG CTGTTATGCACATCATTGTGCTACTGGTGTTGTGGGTACTGGGGACATCACTGGTGTTGCCAGACCCTGACACAGGGGGAGAGAAACCTACTGAGGAGCCCATTCCTTGTTCCAAGGGCTGCACCTGTCTACATGGCGACTACAGTCTAGAGCTCATTGTCTACTGCAGCGCACGCAACTACACCCAGGCCCCCTCTGACGTGCCTATCTCCACTCGCTCCCTCTGGCTGGATGGAAACCTGTTCACCACTCTGCCTGCCACCGCCTTCAAGGATCTCAGCAACTTGGATTTTCTGAATCTACAGAGCGGTCAGCTGGTGTCCCTTGACTCCCAGGTGTTCAGAGGGCTTAAGTCGCTAGCTCACATCCACCTGGAGCGCAACCGCATTCGTTCGTTGCCAGGCACTATCTTCCAGAACACGCCTAACCTCGCCTCGCTTAGTCTCCATAACAACCAACTGTCCCGCATTGAGGAGAAGTTGTTTGCTGGCCTCTCACATATGTGGCTTCTCAACTTGGGGTGGAATTTATTAGCAGTATTGCCTGAGATTGGGTTCCATGACCTGCATGGCCTGAGGGAGCTGGTGCTGGCTGGGAATAGGCTGGCTTACTTACAGCCACAACTCTTCCAAGGTCTTACCGAGCTGAAGGAGTTGGACCTCACTGGAAATTACCTGAAGGTCATTAAGGCTAATGTGTTTATGAAGCTCCCCAAACTGCAAAAGCTTTACCTGGCCCAGAATCAGATAGTGACGGTGGTACCCAGAGCCTTTGTGGGTATGAAGTCCCTCAGTTGGCTGGAtctcacaaaaaataaactttcAGCGCTCCACGATGAGACTTTCCTTGGTCTTCACAGCCTCCATGTGCTGCGGCTCTCCAACAACTCCATCAGTGGACTAAGGCCCAGAACATTCCGTGACTTGCAGTATCTTGAAGAACTGTGTCTGAGCTACAACCGGATCCAGGCCTTGGGGGACAGGATCTTTGAGGGGCTTGGGCACCTGGAGGTTCTGGAGCTGGAGCACAACCAGGTGCAGGAGGCCCGGGTGGGCACCTTCATGGGCCTCTCTCACCTGGCTGTCATTAACCTGTCTGGCAGCTGTTTCCGCAGTCTTCCAGACCAAGTGTTCAAAGGTCTCGCCAAGCTCCACAGTCTTCACCTGGATAAGGGCTGTCTGACCAGGGTCACGACCCACGCTTTCATTGGACTATCGGGTCTGCGACGGCTCTTCCTTCAAAACAACAACATCTCTGTGGTGGAGCGCCAGAGCTTTGTGGAACTCTTAGGCCTACAACAACTAGACCTGAGATTCAACAAGCTCGAGGTCTTAACCTCCCACACCTTCTACGGCCTGAAGAACCTGGACTATCTGTTGCTGTCCAGCAACCTGTTCCGTCAACTTCCCTCTGAGGCCCTCATGCCCTTGAAGCATCTCTCGTGGCTGGACCTCTCAGCCAACAGGCTGGAGATCCTGCACAATGGTACCATGCAGCTGCTGCCCAGGCTACGCTATCTAAACCTGAAAGATAACGCTCTTAGCAGCATTCCACCAGATATCCCAGACACCCTACACCAACTGTGGCTGACAGGGAACCGTTGGAAGTGTGACTGCAGTGTCCTTCCCCTTAGAGACTACAGCTTGAGGAGACCACAGACGGTGCCCCGGCAAGTGGAAACCCTGGCTGAGGGAGAGGAACCCCACACTGTTGTCACCATCTACAACAATATAACATGTAACAGCCCTCCAGGCTTGGTTGGCCATGACCTGAGGGATATCAGCAACGAACATTTCAACAACTGCTGA
- the LOC109893392 gene encoding insulin-like growth factor-binding protein complex acid labile subunit isoform X2: MHIIVLLVLWVLGTSLVLPDPDTGGEKPTEEPIPCSKGCTCLHGDYSLELIVYCSARNYTQAPSDVPISTRSLWLDGNLFTTLPATAFKDLSNLDFLNLQSGQLVSLDSQVFRGLKSLAHIHLERNRIRSLPGTIFQNTPNLASLSLHNNQLSRIEEKLFAGLSHMWLLNLGWNLLAVLPEIGFHDLHGLRELVLAGNRLAYLQPQLFQGLTELKELDLTGNYLKVIKANVFMKLPKLQKLYLAQNQIVTVVPRAFVGMKSLSWLDLTKNKLSALHDETFLGLHSLHVLRLSNNSISGLRPRTFRDLQYLEELCLSYNRIQALGDRIFEGLGHLEVLELEHNQVQEARVGTFMGLSHLAVINLSGSCFRSLPDQVFKGLAKLHSLHLDKGCLTRVTTHAFIGLSGLRRLFLQNNNISVVERQSFVELLGLQQLDLRFNKLEVLTSHTFYGLKNLDYLLLSSNLFRQLPSEALMPLKHLSWLDLSANRLEILHNGTMQLLPRLRYLNLKDNALSSIPPDIPDTLHQLWLTGNRWKCDCSVLPLRDYSLRRPQTVPRQVETLAEGEEPHTVVTIYNNITCNSPPGLVGHDLRDISNEHFNNC; encoded by the coding sequence ATGCACATCATTGTGCTACTGGTGTTGTGGGTACTGGGGACATCACTGGTGTTGCCAGACCCTGACACAGGGGGAGAGAAACCTACTGAGGAGCCCATTCCTTGTTCCAAGGGCTGCACCTGTCTACATGGCGACTACAGTCTAGAGCTCATTGTCTACTGCAGCGCACGCAACTACACCCAGGCCCCCTCTGACGTGCCTATCTCCACTCGCTCCCTCTGGCTGGATGGAAACCTGTTCACCACTCTGCCTGCCACCGCCTTCAAGGATCTCAGCAACTTGGATTTTCTGAATCTACAGAGCGGTCAGCTGGTGTCCCTTGACTCCCAGGTGTTCAGAGGGCTTAAGTCGCTAGCTCACATCCACCTGGAGCGCAACCGCATTCGTTCGTTGCCAGGCACTATCTTCCAGAACACGCCTAACCTCGCCTCGCTTAGTCTCCATAACAACCAACTGTCCCGCATTGAGGAGAAGTTGTTTGCTGGCCTCTCACATATGTGGCTTCTCAACTTGGGGTGGAATTTATTAGCAGTATTGCCTGAGATTGGGTTCCATGACCTGCATGGCCTGAGGGAGCTGGTGCTGGCTGGGAATAGGCTGGCTTACTTACAGCCACAACTCTTCCAAGGTCTTACCGAGCTGAAGGAGTTGGACCTCACTGGAAATTACCTGAAGGTCATTAAGGCTAATGTGTTTATGAAGCTCCCCAAACTGCAAAAGCTTTACCTGGCCCAGAATCAGATAGTGACGGTGGTACCCAGAGCCTTTGTGGGTATGAAGTCCCTCAGTTGGCTGGAtctcacaaaaaataaactttcAGCGCTCCACGATGAGACTTTCCTTGGTCTTCACAGCCTCCATGTGCTGCGGCTCTCCAACAACTCCATCAGTGGACTAAGGCCCAGAACATTCCGTGACTTGCAGTATCTTGAAGAACTGTGTCTGAGCTACAACCGGATCCAGGCCTTGGGGGACAGGATCTTTGAGGGGCTTGGGCACCTGGAGGTTCTGGAGCTGGAGCACAACCAGGTGCAGGAGGCCCGGGTGGGCACCTTCATGGGCCTCTCTCACCTGGCTGTCATTAACCTGTCTGGCAGCTGTTTCCGCAGTCTTCCAGACCAAGTGTTCAAAGGTCTCGCCAAGCTCCACAGTCTTCACCTGGATAAGGGCTGTCTGACCAGGGTCACGACCCACGCTTTCATTGGACTATCGGGTCTGCGACGGCTCTTCCTTCAAAACAACAACATCTCTGTGGTGGAGCGCCAGAGCTTTGTGGAACTCTTAGGCCTACAACAACTAGACCTGAGATTCAACAAGCTCGAGGTCTTAACCTCCCACACCTTCTACGGCCTGAAGAACCTGGACTATCTGTTGCTGTCCAGCAACCTGTTCCGTCAACTTCCCTCTGAGGCCCTCATGCCCTTGAAGCATCTCTCGTGGCTGGACCTCTCAGCCAACAGGCTGGAGATCCTGCACAATGGTACCATGCAGCTGCTGCCCAGGCTACGCTATCTAAACCTGAAAGATAACGCTCTTAGCAGCATTCCACCAGATATCCCAGACACCCTACACCAACTGTGGCTGACAGGGAACCGTTGGAAGTGTGACTGCAGTGTCCTTCCCCTTAGAGACTACAGCTTGAGGAGACCACAGACGGTGCCCCGGCAAGTGGAAACCCTGGCTGAGGGAGAGGAACCCCACACTGTTGTCACCATCTACAACAATATAACATGTAACAGCCCTCCAGGCTTGGTTGGCCATGACCTGAGGGATATCAGCAACGAACATTTCAACAACTGCTGA